In a single window of the Natator depressus isolate rNatDep1 chromosome 24, rNatDep2.hap1, whole genome shotgun sequence genome:
- the LOC141977224 gene encoding phospholipase A2 inhibitor and Ly6/PLAUR domain-containing protein-like, producing the protein MWVALPLCLLSALLATGSALQCEVCASREQSCSGPLQPCAPSEGTCVTVVTEFRLEGSSFSYTGKSCLEPKNCEPGPFSQTYAHNVTMRVNIACCDTDGCNAGAIPGVCLLQT; encoded by the exons atgtgggtggctctgcccctctgcctgctgtctgctctcctggccacag ggagcgctctgcaatgcgaggtgtgtgcgtccagagagcaatcatgctccggccccctgcagccctgcgccccctcggaagggacctgcgtCACCGTCGTGACAGAGTTCAGGCTGG AGGGATCCTCCTTCTCCTACACGGGTAAATcatgcctggagcccaagaactgtgagcccggccccttctcgcaGACCTATGCGCACAATGTCACCatgcgggtgaacatcgcctgctgtgacaccgatggctgcaacgccggggccatcccaggtgtgtgtctgctgcaaacctag